In Gouania willdenowi chromosome 17, fGouWil2.1, whole genome shotgun sequence, one DNA window encodes the following:
- the LOC114478828 gene encoding glutamate decarboxylase 1-like isoform X1, whose product MAASEPRATGGEQDPNSANLRPPSATYEYAWMHGCTRKLGMKICGFLQKNNSLEERGKLSGSKNLLSCDNSDRDARYRHNETDFSNLFARDLLPAKNGEEPTIQFLLELVDILTNYVKKTFDRSTKVLDFHHPHQLLEGMEGFNLELSDQPESLEQILVDCRDTLKYGVRTGHPRFFNQLSTGLDIIGLAGEWLTSTANTNMFTYEIAPVFVLMEQLTLKKMREMIGWPNGEGDGLFSPGGAISNMYSVMIARYKYFPEVKTKGMSAAPRLVLFTSEHSHYSIKKAGAALGFGTENVILLSTDERGRVIPADLEAKIIDAKQKGCVPLFVNATGGSTVYGAFDPINEIADICEKYNLWLHVDGAWGGGLLMSRKHRHKLSGIERANSVTWNPHKMMGVPLQCSAILVRDKGILAGCNSMCAGYLFQPDKQYDVTYDTGDKAIQCGRHVDIFKFWLMWKAKGTIGFEQHIDKCLDLSQYLYNKIKNREGYEMVFNGEPQHTNVCFWYLPQSLRGMPDGDERREKLHRVAPKIKAMMMESGTTMVGYQPQGNKVNFFRMVISNPAATQSDIDFLIDEIERLGHDL is encoded by the exons ATGGCCGCATCTGAACCGAGAGCCACTGGTGGGGAGCAGGACCCCAACTCGGCTAATTTAAGACCTCCGTCTGCCA CCTATGAATACGCGTGGATGCACGGATGTACACGGAAACTGGGGATGAAGATATGTG GGTTCCTGCAGAAGAACAACAGCCTGGAAGAGAGAGGGAAACTTTCAGGCTCAAAGAACCTGCTGTCCTGTGACAACAGCGACCGGGACGCACGCTACAGACACAATGAGACCGACTTCTCCAACCTGTTCGCCAGAG ACCTGCTGCCGGCCAAAAATGGAGAAGAACCCACTATACAGTTTTTGCTGGAGTTGGTGGACATTCTGACCAACTATGTCAAGAAGACCTTTGATCGTTCCACCAAGGTGCTGGACTTCCACCACCCACACCAGCTACTGGAGGGAATGGAAGGCTTTAACCTGGAGCTATCTGACCAGCCTGAATCCCTGGAGCAGATTCTGGTGGACTGCAGGGACACGCTCAAATATGGCGTACGCACAG GTCACCCACGCTTCTTCAACCAGTTATCTACTGGTCTGGACATCATTGGCCTGGCAGGAGAGTGGCTTACATCCACTGCAAACACCAACAT GTTCACCTACGAGATCGCTCCCGTGTTCGTCCTGATGGAGCAGCTGACTCTGAAGAAAATGAGGGAGATGATTGGCTGGCCCAATGGAGAGGGCGATGGCCTCTTTTCACCAG GTGGAGCAATCTCCAACATGTACAGTGTGATGATCGCACGCTACAAGTATTTCCCAGAGGTCAAGACCAAGGGCATGTCTGCTGCTCCCCGCCTCGTCCTCTTCACCTCTGAACAC AGCCACTACTCCATCAAGAAAGCAGGAGCTGCCCTGGGCTTCGGCACTGAGAACGTCATCCTGCTGAGCACAGATGAGAG AGGGAGAGTCATTCCTGCAGATCTAGAAGCCAAGATAATTGATGCCAAACAGAAG ggCTGCGTGCCTTTGTTTGTGAACGCCACTGGGGGCTCGACTGTGTACGGCGCATTTGACCCCATCAATGAAATCGCTGACATCTGCGAGAAGTACAACCTGTGGCTCCATGTCGAT GGAGCGTGGGGCGGAGGACTGCTGATGTCCAGGAAGCATCGCCATAAGCTGAGTGGGATTGAGAG GGCCAACTCTGTCACATGGAacccacacaaaatgatgggaGTCCCTCTGCAATGTTCTGCTATACTGGTCAGAGataag gggATCCTCGCAGGCTGTAACTCCATGTGTGCCGGATACTTGTTCCAACCAGACAAACAGTACGACGTTACCTACGACACTGGGGATAAAGCCATCCAGTGTGGTCGCCACGTCGACATCTTTAAGTTCTGGCTCATGTGGAAAGCCAAG GGCACCATCGGGTTTGAGCAGCACATCGACAAGTGTTTGGATCTGTCTCAGTATCTGTACAATAAGATCAAGAACCGAGAGGGATATGAGATGGTGTTTAATGGAGAG CCCCAACACACCAACGTTTGCTTCTGGTACCTTCCGCAAAGTCTGAGAGGAATGCCTGACGGAGACGAGAGGCGAGAGAAACTGCACAGG GTGGCACCAAAGATCAAAGCTATGATGATGGAGTCCGGCACCACCATGGTGGGCTACCAGCCCCAGGGCAACAAAGTCAACTTCTTCAGAATGGTTATCTCCAATCCTGCGGCCACTCAGTCGGACATCGACTTCCTCATCGATGAGATCGAGAGGCTCGGCCACGACCTGTAG
- the LOC114478828 gene encoding glutamate decarboxylase 1-like isoform X2 gives MAASEPRATGGEQDPNSANLRPPSARFLQKNNSLEERGKLSGSKNLLSCDNSDRDARYRHNETDFSNLFARDLLPAKNGEEPTIQFLLELVDILTNYVKKTFDRSTKVLDFHHPHQLLEGMEGFNLELSDQPESLEQILVDCRDTLKYGVRTGHPRFFNQLSTGLDIIGLAGEWLTSTANTNMFTYEIAPVFVLMEQLTLKKMREMIGWPNGEGDGLFSPGGAISNMYSVMIARYKYFPEVKTKGMSAAPRLVLFTSEHSHYSIKKAGAALGFGTENVILLSTDERGRVIPADLEAKIIDAKQKGCVPLFVNATGGSTVYGAFDPINEIADICEKYNLWLHVDGAWGGGLLMSRKHRHKLSGIERANSVTWNPHKMMGVPLQCSAILVRDKGILAGCNSMCAGYLFQPDKQYDVTYDTGDKAIQCGRHVDIFKFWLMWKAKGTIGFEQHIDKCLDLSQYLYNKIKNREGYEMVFNGEPQHTNVCFWYLPQSLRGMPDGDERREKLHRVAPKIKAMMMESGTTMVGYQPQGNKVNFFRMVISNPAATQSDIDFLIDEIERLGHDL, from the exons ATGGCCGCATCTGAACCGAGAGCCACTGGTGGGGAGCAGGACCCCAACTCGGCTAATTTAAGACCTCCGTCTGCCA GGTTCCTGCAGAAGAACAACAGCCTGGAAGAGAGAGGGAAACTTTCAGGCTCAAAGAACCTGCTGTCCTGTGACAACAGCGACCGGGACGCACGCTACAGACACAATGAGACCGACTTCTCCAACCTGTTCGCCAGAG ACCTGCTGCCGGCCAAAAATGGAGAAGAACCCACTATACAGTTTTTGCTGGAGTTGGTGGACATTCTGACCAACTATGTCAAGAAGACCTTTGATCGTTCCACCAAGGTGCTGGACTTCCACCACCCACACCAGCTACTGGAGGGAATGGAAGGCTTTAACCTGGAGCTATCTGACCAGCCTGAATCCCTGGAGCAGATTCTGGTGGACTGCAGGGACACGCTCAAATATGGCGTACGCACAG GTCACCCACGCTTCTTCAACCAGTTATCTACTGGTCTGGACATCATTGGCCTGGCAGGAGAGTGGCTTACATCCACTGCAAACACCAACAT GTTCACCTACGAGATCGCTCCCGTGTTCGTCCTGATGGAGCAGCTGACTCTGAAGAAAATGAGGGAGATGATTGGCTGGCCCAATGGAGAGGGCGATGGCCTCTTTTCACCAG GTGGAGCAATCTCCAACATGTACAGTGTGATGATCGCACGCTACAAGTATTTCCCAGAGGTCAAGACCAAGGGCATGTCTGCTGCTCCCCGCCTCGTCCTCTTCACCTCTGAACAC AGCCACTACTCCATCAAGAAAGCAGGAGCTGCCCTGGGCTTCGGCACTGAGAACGTCATCCTGCTGAGCACAGATGAGAG AGGGAGAGTCATTCCTGCAGATCTAGAAGCCAAGATAATTGATGCCAAACAGAAG ggCTGCGTGCCTTTGTTTGTGAACGCCACTGGGGGCTCGACTGTGTACGGCGCATTTGACCCCATCAATGAAATCGCTGACATCTGCGAGAAGTACAACCTGTGGCTCCATGTCGAT GGAGCGTGGGGCGGAGGACTGCTGATGTCCAGGAAGCATCGCCATAAGCTGAGTGGGATTGAGAG GGCCAACTCTGTCACATGGAacccacacaaaatgatgggaGTCCCTCTGCAATGTTCTGCTATACTGGTCAGAGataag gggATCCTCGCAGGCTGTAACTCCATGTGTGCCGGATACTTGTTCCAACCAGACAAACAGTACGACGTTACCTACGACACTGGGGATAAAGCCATCCAGTGTGGTCGCCACGTCGACATCTTTAAGTTCTGGCTCATGTGGAAAGCCAAG GGCACCATCGGGTTTGAGCAGCACATCGACAAGTGTTTGGATCTGTCTCAGTATCTGTACAATAAGATCAAGAACCGAGAGGGATATGAGATGGTGTTTAATGGAGAG CCCCAACACACCAACGTTTGCTTCTGGTACCTTCCGCAAAGTCTGAGAGGAATGCCTGACGGAGACGAGAGGCGAGAGAAACTGCACAGG GTGGCACCAAAGATCAAAGCTATGATGATGGAGTCCGGCACCACCATGGTGGGCTACCAGCCCCAGGGCAACAAAGTCAACTTCTTCAGAATGGTTATCTCCAATCCTGCGGCCACTCAGTCGGACATCGACTTCCTCATCGATGAGATCGAGAGGCTCGGCCACGACCTGTAG
- the LOC114478830 gene encoding golgin subfamily A member 6-like protein 7 produces MKRSETSGHLSEKEEEVRLQELNQSLKDKQKKQEVEQQELQQMEYHLHQQSEHLQLLNEKVCCSQREKQKDEDEERIKVKPIKEKQTTDKQMEINEMELKLQERRKELKNLEKNVCFLREEIQRREVEEFQRLKKICELEEELQHLTSKKKKSFKKLRHWIWSKFSSHRR; encoded by the coding sequence ATGAAGCGCAGTGAAACCTCAGGACATCTCAgcgagaaagaggaggaggtcAGACTGCAGGAGCTGAACCAATCACTGAAGGACAAGCAGAAGAAGCAGGAAGTGGAGCAGCAGGAACTGCAACAGATGGAGTATCATCTTCACCAGCAGAGTGAGCACCTGCAACTACTGAATGAGAAGGTCTGCTGCTCACAGAGAGAAAAGCAgaaggatgaggatgaggagcgGATCAAAGTGAAGCCCATCAAAGAGAAGCAGACCACAGACAAGCAGATGGAGATTAATGAGATGGAGCTGAAGCTGCAGGAGCGCCGCAAGGAGCTGAAGAACCTGGAGAAGAACGTGTGCTTCTTAAGAGAAGAAATTCAGAGACGTGAGGTGGAGGAATTCCAGCGACTGAAGAAGATATGtgagctggaggaggagctcCAACATCTGACctccaaaaagaagaagagcttCAAAAAGCTCAGACACTGGATTTGGTCAAAGTTTAGTTCACACAGAAGATGA
- the LOC114478829 gene encoding Golgi reassembly-stacking protein 2-like isoform X2: MGGAQSVEIPGGGSEGYHVLRVQENSPGHRAGLEPFFDFIVSINNTRLNKDNDTLKDLLKVSVEKPIKMLVYSSKTLELRESTVTPSNLWGGQGLLGVSIRFCSFEGANENVWHVLEVEPNSPAALAGLRPHTDYIIGADTVMNESEDLFSLIESHEGKGLKLYVYNTDTDNCREVVITPNSSWGGEGSLGCGIGYGYLHRIPTRPFEEGKSISFPGNSPTEPVSPLKDGFTEVQLSAVTPPPTVPVVPSGLEDSLAGLSISSAAPSIPSELQTGLPTVPLLPSTTTPSLSPITPLNPAGAPFNPATTIPGFMPLPAGLPPLPHLPNLNLNLNLPLPDLSAMSLSGSSAAPSLTSLPPLNLPGLTQLPPLLPQGVVPLLPTSISPSPLTFTAAAPIQPGAADSAPSETLPPADVTESSAPTETTSSQ; this comes from the exons ATGGGAGGCGCACAGAGCGTGGAGATACCCGGAGGTGGCTCCGAGGGCTACCATGTCCTGCGG GTTCAGGAAAACTCACCTGGACATCGAGCAGGACTGGAGCCTTTCTTTGACTTTATTGTGTCCATCAACAACACCCGTTTG AACAAAGACAACGATACTTTGAAGGATCTGCTTAAGGTCAGTGTGGAGAAACCCATCAAGATGCTGGTGTACTCGTCTAAAACTCTGGAGCTGCGAGAGTCTACGGTCACACCCAGCAACCTGTGGGGAGGTCAAGGCCTGCTCGGTGTGTCTATCCGCTTTTGCAGTTTTGAGGGAGCCAATGAGAATGTGTGGCATGTGCTG GAGGTGGAGCCTAACTCTCCCGCTGCTCTCGCCGGCTTACGGCCGCACACGGACTACATCATCGGTGCAGACACTGTAATGAATGAG TCCGAGGACCTGTTTTCTCTGATAGAGAGCCATGAGGGGAAGGGCCTGAAACTTTATGTTTACAACACGGACACTGACAACTGCAGAGAGGTGGTCATCACACCTAACAGCTCCTGGGGAGGAGAGGGAAG CCTAGGGTGTGGGATTGGTTACGGCTACCTCCATAGGATTCCCACTCGACCTTTTGAGGAGGGCAAAAGTATCAGCTTCCCTGGAAACTCCCCCACTGAGCCCGTCAGTCCACTGAAGGACGGATTCACAGAG GTCCAGCTCTCTGCTGTGACTCCGCCCCCCACAGTCCCCGTAGTCCCCTCTGGCCTTGAGGATTCACTGGCTGGTCTGTCCATCAGTTCAGCTGCTCCCAGTATACCCAGTGAGCTGCAGACAG GTTTGCCCACAGTCCCACTGCTCCCCTCCACCACCACGCCCTCCCTCAGCCCAATCACACCACTAAACCCTGCCGGTGCCCCCTTTAACCCAGCTACCACGATACCAG GTTTTATGCCCCTCCCGGCTGGACTCCCGCCCCTCCCTCACCTCCCCAACCTCAACCTGAACCTGAACCTGCCACTCCCAGACCTCAGTGCTATGTCACTATCAGGCAGCAGCGCAG ctccatCTCTGACGTCACTTCCTCCCCTGAACCTGCCTGGTCTGACCCAGCTGCCACCTCTCCTCCCTCAGGGTGTAGTTCCCCTCCTCCCCACCTCCATCTCTCCCTCACCACTCACGTTCACTGCAGCGGCCCCGATCCAACCCGGCGCCGCCGACTCCGCCCCCTCAGAAACACTTCCCCCCGCTGATGTCACCGAGTCATCGGCTCCAACGGAAACGACATCATCGCAATAA
- the LOC114478829 gene encoding Golgi reassembly-stacking protein 2-like isoform X1, with protein MGGAQSVEIPGGGSEGYHVLRVQENSPGHRAGLEPFFDFIVSINNTRLNKDNDTLKDLLKVSVEKPIKMLVYSSKTLELRESTVTPSNLWGGQGLLGVSIRFCSFEGANENVWHVLEVEPNSPAALAGLRPHTDYIIGADTVMNESEDLFSLIESHEGKGLKLYVYNTDTDNCREVVITPNSSWGGEGSLGCGIGYGYLHRIPTRPFEEGKSISFPGNSPTEPVSPLKDGFTEVKNVQLSAVTPPPTVPVVPSGLEDSLAGLSISSAAPSIPSELQTGLPTVPLLPSTTTPSLSPITPLNPAGAPFNPATTIPGFMPLPAGLPPLPHLPNLNLNLNLPLPDLSAMSLSGSSAAPSLTSLPPLNLPGLTQLPPLLPQGVVPLLPTSISPSPLTFTAAAPIQPGAADSAPSETLPPADVTESSAPTETTSSQ; from the exons ATGGGAGGCGCACAGAGCGTGGAGATACCCGGAGGTGGCTCCGAGGGCTACCATGTCCTGCGG GTTCAGGAAAACTCACCTGGACATCGAGCAGGACTGGAGCCTTTCTTTGACTTTATTGTGTCCATCAACAACACCCGTTTG AACAAAGACAACGATACTTTGAAGGATCTGCTTAAGGTCAGTGTGGAGAAACCCATCAAGATGCTGGTGTACTCGTCTAAAACTCTGGAGCTGCGAGAGTCTACGGTCACACCCAGCAACCTGTGGGGAGGTCAAGGCCTGCTCGGTGTGTCTATCCGCTTTTGCAGTTTTGAGGGAGCCAATGAGAATGTGTGGCATGTGCTG GAGGTGGAGCCTAACTCTCCCGCTGCTCTCGCCGGCTTACGGCCGCACACGGACTACATCATCGGTGCAGACACTGTAATGAATGAG TCCGAGGACCTGTTTTCTCTGATAGAGAGCCATGAGGGGAAGGGCCTGAAACTTTATGTTTACAACACGGACACTGACAACTGCAGAGAGGTGGTCATCACACCTAACAGCTCCTGGGGAGGAGAGGGAAG CCTAGGGTGTGGGATTGGTTACGGCTACCTCCATAGGATTCCCACTCGACCTTTTGAGGAGGGCAAAAGTATCAGCTTCCCTGGAAACTCCCCCACTGAGCCCGTCAGTCCACTGAAGGACGGATTCACAGAGGTGAAGAAT GTCCAGCTCTCTGCTGTGACTCCGCCCCCCACAGTCCCCGTAGTCCCCTCTGGCCTTGAGGATTCACTGGCTGGTCTGTCCATCAGTTCAGCTGCTCCCAGTATACCCAGTGAGCTGCAGACAG GTTTGCCCACAGTCCCACTGCTCCCCTCCACCACCACGCCCTCCCTCAGCCCAATCACACCACTAAACCCTGCCGGTGCCCCCTTTAACCCAGCTACCACGATACCAG GTTTTATGCCCCTCCCGGCTGGACTCCCGCCCCTCCCTCACCTCCCCAACCTCAACCTGAACCTGAACCTGCCACTCCCAGACCTCAGTGCTATGTCACTATCAGGCAGCAGCGCAG ctccatCTCTGACGTCACTTCCTCCCCTGAACCTGCCTGGTCTGACCCAGCTGCCACCTCTCCTCCCTCAGGGTGTAGTTCCCCTCCTCCCCACCTCCATCTCTCCCTCACCACTCACGTTCACTGCAGCGGCCCCGATCCAACCCGGCGCCGCCGACTCCGCCCCCTCAGAAACACTTCCCCCCGCTGATGTCACCGAGTCATCGGCTCCAACGGAAACGACATCATCGCAATAA